aaaaaaaggaatgacacacttgggagcccctgatgtggttgagccgcattctgggcctgtcgtggtcgtgccccttcccctatgcccatggtatctccagagcgtaatgatgtacgcgaaggaccagtcttgcgatcttgcgagggctggggttggggccgcattgctacgcgtgctcggaacgtgccaggtggtcttgttgtaggttaatccgggcgcgtttagccgtgtccggtcgcttaactgccagactcgagaattgccttaagaggctgcattgtacttctgccgcgagagccgctgtatgttcctccattcggagggagcgtacggtgtttccgttgatcgtgatgactcctcgagggcctggcatcttgagcttgaggtatgcgtagtgcggcaacgcgttgaactttgcaaacgcggtccgtccgagcagagcatgatagccgctgcggaacggaactatgtcgaagattaactcctcgcttcggaagttatccggggatccgaagaccacttccagtgtgactaagcccgtataattggcctctacacctggtatgacgcctttgaaggtcgtctttgtgggtttaatccttgagggtctatgcccatcttgcgcactatgtcctgataaagcaggttcaggctgctgccgccgtccatcaggactctggtgaggtgaaatccatcgacgattgggtctaaaaccaatgcggcgaatccgccgtggcggatgctggtggggtggtcccttcgatcaaaagtgatcgggcaggaggaccatgggttgaacttcagggcgactggctccatcgcgtatacgtccctgagtgcgcgcttccgctccctcttgggtatgtgggttgcgtatatcatattcatcgtccgcacttgtggggggaaacccttctgtcctctattgttcggcagtcgggtctcttctttgtcattgctatgcagccccttgccgttgttttcggcaattagcttgcctgcctgcttgaatacccaacagtccctgttggtgtggttggctggcttttcgggggtgccgtgtatctggcacgagtgatcgagtattcggtccaaattggacggacctatagtacttcttttgaatggctttttccgctgaccgggtttggagcctctgaatccggcattgactgccgtatcctcattattgtcgccgttaatgcggcgtttgttcttgttgcgacgcgacctgccattgcggtcctttgtatctggactgccagaatttttgctgaggttattgctgcgggctagccagctgtcctctcccgcgcagaagcgggtcatgagtgatgtgagggctgccatggatttcggcttttcctgtcccaggtgccgggcaagccactcgtcatggatgttatgtttgaaggccgcgagggcctccgcatccggacagtcgacgatttgatttttcttagttaagaactgtgtccagaattgtctggctgattcgtctggctgctgaattatgtggcttaggtcgtcagcgtctggtggtcgcacatacgtgccctggaagttatccaggaatgcgacttccaggtcctcccaacacccaattgattctgctggcaagctgttaagccaatgccgagatggtcctttaatcttgagtgggaggtatttgatggcgtgaagatcgtcgccgcaggccatgtggatatgaaggagatagtcttcgatccaaaccgcggggtctgttgtgccatcataggattcaatattcatgggtttaaacccttcgaggatttgatgatccattacttcacctgtgaagcatagtgggtgtgcggcgcctctgtattgggctatatcgcgatggagctccaacgagctttgtctattgtgttcggcccggccggacttactgtgtccggtgcgacggttgtcgtcacgtatcatggggcgcccacgcgatccgtagatcgatcttgattgtcttgccttatcctccaatatatctcgcaagtctggagcgttcccctgtggccttgtgcttttcgagcgatgccggggtacggttctagtggagggcttagaggcctctctgtcgcggccacgaggtggccggtcagccgtattgtgctctggtgatgcaggtttatatgcctcctcctctaatcgggggagcaacttgcgtttggggtagcttttggaggggccttcgagctcatgctcttcggccgcaaggacttcagtccatctgtcggctagcagatcctaatCAGCTCTGaggtgttgctgctttttcttgaggctgtttgccgtggccataagcctgcgtttaaaacgctcttgttcgacgggatcctcaggcacgacaaattcgtcgtcgtcgaggcttacctcgtctccggagggaggcatgtaattgtcatcctcgacctcttcgtctgccgctctctcacgagggctggcatctccgtcctcctgcgctgaatcttgctggagggggttgtcttcggcactgtctggggtattattatctccggtgccggaatcgccattcttgttgtggcgggatttagagcggcgccgctgacgccggcgcttgggttgtttcttggaggggtcttcctccgatgttccttcgccattcccatcctttgggatatccaccatgtatatgtcgtatgacgaggtggctttccactgcccagtaggcgctggttcttggtcgtctccggcatcgtcgtccatatcgtcgatgtctttggagtcgaagtctagcatgtcggttagatcgtcgatagcggctactaagtgggtggtgggtgggtctagaatttcttcgttgtccgcatcccaaccgtcctgaccgcagtccggccagggctctcctgataacgagagatacttttgcgaactcaggatgtcgccgaaaggtgagtgctgaaagatgtccgcagcggtgaactccataatcggcgcccaatcggatttgattggagggggcgcgggaggttcggagtctggcaaggagtctggcaccttggagtcacgagcttcagaagggacaaagtcagtattcggctctatcgccatagaggttgcagcccccgaggcggtgtctaaccacccgtcctcgatctgcacagccggctccgaatcgagggtcgaagaggactcgtgtgcggcctccagggcactgtccggcctcgaggggctatggatgaactagtacaaaggatgaacaagccttaggaggtgaggtgttcttgagctggtgtggtgctcggggtggaatggatctctccccattatggtggtggctaagtcctatatatagtcgccttggtcctcttcccaaatatgagcgggaagggattccacaacggcgagacttgaagggggacaagtagtacagtctgtcctgacaaaagtagtcttcgcccgcgaaaagcctctggccgtgacgctgcggtaggctcggtgatgacctccatcttgccgtcttggcggtcttggtctcgttgcactgaaatagaaacctttggctgattcctcgggactccgcgcttgtggcttgccccccttgcaccgaagaggaaacctgcgctctgcgcccgcctggctcacgtcagctgagcctcatgaggtaactgcatagatctctccgcccctcaggagccctcccgaggaggccaactccttcaggggtcttagcgtcgtccgcctcgcgagggtcttgcggtgttgaTGTTGAAACTGGGCcgcaccaggccgtcgatggagcctcgtggtgggccgcaggcaggcacgactggatacccccaaatccaggacgccaACAGATACAGGGGGCACGGGCATGGTGTTAAGGGATGACACAGGGGCCATCATCTTCTCAACGTGTCGTTTCCTTCGATCATGTCGCTCCCCAATGGAGGCGGAAATGCCAACGTGTCTCGAGGGTACATCCATGGCGTTGCAGCGAACAGAGAAGCCCATCATTGTCGAATTGAACTGCAAAGCAGGAGTGGATGCCCTGATGGACAATACTATCAACCGTCTGCGCTGGTGGGACTGGTGGAGGAGACGAAGCAGCTCTTGCATGGGAGCCGGCGGCATGCATTCGCTCATGTCTGTCGATCAGCCAATAGTGCTGCTCATTGCATGGCTCAAATGGGACGAATCACACATCGTACTATGGTTTGGCTTTTGTCTGGGCCTGACAATCTCTGTCATATTTGTGAAAACGAGTGTAATAACATTACTTAATAAATGCCAGCTcgtttcacccgcaaaaaaaaagaaaaatatgtgCATGCATGCTTAACATAATGCGACCTACATGAAGACATTATAGTGATCTAAAacttcttatatttgtttacaaagGGACTACATCAAGTGCTCCACAGCTAGACCACTGCATCCTAGGATGAACTATAGGTGTCACTTGCAGATCTTCCTATCTTGCCTTTTCACTTGCAGACCCTCTTGTTTGTGCTCTTGTCATTTGACAGGAGCATATTACATCATGAACTTTGGCAAACACCCACGCACCACCTCCTTGATCTTCGGCACTCCAACCTCAATTTCTCTTCTGTCTTGGCTTTCCTGTAATGTGCTCCAGGATTTCAAGAAATAACAAAGATTGGAAAAGAAACATTTAGATCAACAGGAATAATCCACCGGAGATGTACTAGAGATGGCCTTTTCTGCGAGGTAGGGCTCGAAATAAAACTCGACACTTGCGGGCTAAAATGAACAGCTCATACTTTGGCTCCACTCGGCCCGAACTTGTTGGCTACTCATGAATAGCTTGAGTTGAGTTGTGGAGTGAGACATGTGCCCTTTGGCTATAAATTGTTGATTGTtattttttatggagaaaaagataTGTTCATAAATATATATGTTATATCATTGCGTATATATAAATACACTTTGTTGTTCACAATTATATCGAGTTAAACGAGCCAACATGAGTCGAACCATGTTTGAATCTAAGCTCGTTGTTTTAATGAGTCGAGCCAAGCTAACTCATTATCTTAACAAGCAGTAACGAGTCGGGCAGAGCCAACTCAGCTTGGCTCAAATTCCGGCCTTGGCAGGCATGGCTCCAGAGCCTCAcacatgtcaccatgccattttttatttttttcaatacCTATGAGACCAAAATGGAATTATTTTGTGGGACCAGTCCCATGTAGAGTTTGAATAAGGTTTAATCGACGTATGTACCATCGTACTCTAACCACATCACATCCAAGTTTACCCTGTTACACGAAAGGATGGCACAAAATGTAAAAGCGATGCACGGTAAATTAATATGATTCGATAATGGTATAATATTGAGCTAATTAATTGCGGCGTGCATGGAAAATTACTATGAAAATGAGTTAGCTTGTTGATATGATTATATAACGATTCGGCTCGAATATACGTTGTTTACTAATTTGTAAAGAATGCTCATATCATTACAAAGAAAAATCACCACATTTAAATTCATACCATGTGCAAATTGCTTCTCATaattctagaaaaatgttttgtacCATTCAAAAATATTGGTGATtacattttaaaaattgttcataacACTTAAAAAATGTTTGTAACACTTAAAATCATTACATTTTAATCATGGAATTATTAAAAAAATCATTGTGTATTCAGAAAATGATCAATGTGCATTTGAAAACTGTTCAACATGTATTTGGGAAAACAAAATTCAACGTGTAACTGAAAATTGTTCAAGATATATTGAAACAAGTTGACATGtatttgatttttttagaaaaaaccgAAAGAAAACCAATAATAAGAACAAAACATAGAAAGGGGGGAAACCGGTCGGAACCTTCATAAACCCCACGTTATTGGGCCAGCCACGCGGGAGCGCCGGAGACAAGTTCTTTTGTTCTTTTTGTTGTTGACATAGGCCGGAGACAAGTGAGATTTAGCATTTGGGTAAGAAGGAACCTCACATCTCCAAGCCCGGCGGCCCGCACCCTGCCAAGACTCAAGACACCGCCGTCGCCCCtcgtcgccggcgctccaccgactCGCCGCCATGGCCCCCGCCAAGTGGTACCGTGCTCGCgcctctccccctcccccctctctccccacgGCGCCCAGCCGCTGGCTCACCCCGTCTCCGCGTTTCCCCGGCGCAGGCTGATGCACTGGCACCCGAACCCTGGGGTGACGCTCAACACCCAGATCCTGTCGGAGGCCTGCGGCTGCGCGGAGTCCCTCGGCGGCACCAAGGACGGCCGCTGGAAGACCTCCATCATCTTCTACCGCCCGATGACGCGGGACGGCGCGGGCGGGGCGCAGCAGAACCTGCCCCCCGACGTGCCCCGCGAGCTCCTCGGCGTCGCGCTCCACGAGCGCCCCGGGCTCTACTTCTCCATCCTCCGGAACCAGCGCCTCGTCCTGCAGGCGGACGCTGCCTTCTCCCAGGTCATGGAGAAGCTCCAGTCCTTCAAGGCCCGCGTCAACCTCAACTTCGAGGTCACCTTGTTTCCTTCACTGCCCTTACGATTTCTTCTCATGTCACACCTAAGGATTTAGGTTTGTAAAATCCATTTTCTTTATTTAATTGAACCAGTGGTGATTAAATTTTTGAACCTCAGCCTAATTCTTTCAAGCGTTTCACAGTACCTGAGTAAACTAATTACAAAAGGCAGGAATGAAACTACCCCATTGTTGAACCAGTCCTTAAATCCATTTTTTGTATAGATCTAAGCCAATTGCATGGTTTTACATCTCTCAAGCGAACAACAGTGACAAAATAGACCATCTACCAGCTTCCAGTTCGACTTCTAATTTCAGGAAATGGATGTCTTTCAGTTAGTAGTGATCAATGGAAAATTTGCATAGAACTTACCTGATCATTGAGGCTCACAATGAAGCTATTTGGATGTTACTTATATTTATCTTTTCTGCTCTGTTAACCCCTCATTTTGTCCTAGATACTTTTTCATAAGTTCCATCTTCTGTTCGTTTTATGTTGTGCTTATTATATTACAGTGTGTTTGTTGAATTGTCTCATATGAAAAGTTCGTTAGATTCACACCTTACAATGTTTCCGTTTATAGGGATTCCAGTATCAACTAGGTGACTTTTGCTTGAGGATAGGAAAATGTGTTCCTAACAATACTGAAACACTGAGAGGAATCATGATGGAGGTACATTTTCTTTCTTTTCGATTTTTGGTCATGCCCTGTTGGTCTTAATCGTATGGACTCATTGATTGTTGACTTTTCTTAGTTCAAGGTGAGACTCAGACCAAATGCGTTGAATCAATTTTGTACTCTTTAGTGAACTAaaagatcttatatttctttacagagggattaATTAGTTTGACTAAGTACTGAGTACTGTTAATATAAGAATGGGGTTTTGCTGCTTAGATTCTCAGCCTAATTCTTGATGTCTAGATCTATACAGGGCCAAGCTAGTATGGGATGTCCTCTATTGATAAGTAGAAATCTACAgcctattttctcttttttttttttgctttattgtgAGTTAGATAAATCTACCTATGTTAAGCTTGATGAACTTAGCAGATGATCTGTCGCACCTACATGATTTTATTTTTGAAGTACAGCTTCTGAGCTTTAAATTCGTAAGGCTCTTGATATCCTTTCTAGCAATAGTTCAGAGGGCCATCTCATTATTTTTGGACATATTGATTAACCTGTAAACATACGTTATGATCTACACCTTTGTCTGTGTAATTAGTTCAAATTATTAACTGAAAGAAGGGAAAAACTAGATGAATTCTAGAATATTCTGTAGTGTGGACCTGCCTGTAACTCTTTGTGAAGCATCAGCGCCTTTCTTTTGCCGTTGTTACTCGAGTTAGCTGGTAAACAAATCTCATTATCAAAATTTTCTGGCCCCTACCAATATTTCTGGTAACAAGAAATTTCGAAAATAGCACTCAAAGTTGTTGAATCTAATATGTTGACCAGTGAAAAAAAATCTTGCCTTCTTAGGCCTTGAAGTCAGCACCAAAACCTGCAAAATTTCCCACCAAAGGAGATGAACATTTCTGTGGCATGGATAATGGGGATACTTTCAATACTACAGTTGCAGTTTTATTTTCAAAACGTTCCACTGGTTTCCAAATTTTAGAACCCACTGAGAATCCAGTATTCAGTGGTTTATGTCCAAGATCATTTCCGTGCTTGCAAGGCTGACACGAAGGTTTATGTTGCTTTCGGTGCAGGTAGAGTATTACCCCCTGTCTTCTATCGAAAAGTCCAGGGCAATTATGGTAGACTTCTTTGACATATGGCAGGAAACACTCGCAAAGAAGTCGCTGCCTGGTCGATTCATCCATGTAGAATCTAATTTCGCAGAGTATGGCCTTTCCGACCATTACTCTTTCCAGCACACCGCAGTTCAGTACGCTACCTGCTTGCAACAACTCATGGCAGCTGTGAGGGCTTAGATCCGCAGATGAAAGTTTCAGAATATCATGATGTTTGACTTGTTCCCAAGATCATGATGACATCAACGTATGCCAGGACATGTATCTTATGTGCTGAAATGTAATCAATTTGTATGTTCTTCACGGCTAAGTATCCCTTCCTCTACCGTGTTTGAGATGTTAACCTGATTTATTTGCAAGGAATAGCAAGTTGTAATGGTCATCTGAGCGACCGAGTAGCTGTGTTTTATGTTCTCATTAGCTCCCAGTAGATGCTGCTGGGTAATGTTGTTGTACAATTTTTTTGAACATGAACATCTGATGTGGTCGTAACTATCATGGGAGTATATCTTGGCTATCTTTTACAACTTTTTTACAGAGACTATATTTTACATTTTTTAGGGCAAGAATATATTTCACATGTTTTTTTAGGGGTGACTATTTTACATGTGGGTGAGAACCTTTTTTGGGCAAACGTGTGGGTGAGAACCGGAGAGGGCACGTCCTGCATGCATGGGCATATGCACCCACTTTTCAAAAAATGCATTTATGCATGTTTTAAAATGTTGaaaaattcaaaagaaaatttcaTGCATACATGTTCGCAAATGTGTGTGCACGGCATAaagttttgtgaaaaaaatgtattTTTGTTTTGTCTTCGcagaaaaagacaaatttcagtgCTTCTAAATAGTGTTTCATGACaccttttttttgtcttttttgtacacaTCACAAAAAAGTTATTTTTTTCGTGAAACTTTATGCATGCACATAGAATATGAAGACGTACCTATGCTACATTCTTCAGATATTTTTAGCGATAATCGTAGACCTACGTAACCCGCTACGAAGGTCTACGAAAGCTGCCTATCTaatcttctccccccccccccctcccaaaaAAATCAGGGGGTGGGCCCTTCCCCCGTAATGACCCACTAATAACTCTTCACGTTGCTATTTACGTAAAGCACGTAACAAATATTACGTAGGTATAGCATTGCCCTATTTTTAACATTTAGAAATGTGTGctttttccctaaaaaaaagaaAATGTGTGCTTTTTTAAGTGGGTTCATATGTACCTGGTTCATCCATGCACTTTCTGTGAGAACTGCACAGAATATTTATTTGAGGGGTGAGAACTGCACAGAATAAAGACGACCCCGTTCCTAAATGGGCCAGTGGGGCAACCAAACGTTCATATTGGGCTGAAGTAGGCCGGTGGTGGCGCTTCTGCTTGCTCGGCCACAGGCCCACAGGGTTAGGCGCTCGGCCACTCGGGTCTTACGCGACAGCGAGACAGCGACACGACGGCGGCGGGCAACCGACTGCGGACTGCCGGCAGTGGCACGGACCAAGCCACCACGGAGAGGTGGCGGAAGGCGCTAGCCCCGGTCGTCGGGCTCCTGCAATTCCGGTAGGCGACGACGACAATCGGAAGCGCAAGCTTGGGAGCCAGGGCGGACAtctccggcgggcggcggctcgtCGGTGCGGCCGGCCAGCACCGGTTAGCCCCTAGGGCCAGGAGGCAGAGTAGACCACGGCCAGTGCCGCGACGACAACGAGGGGCAGGCAACAACTAGTAGGTGAGCTACTGCCCATAATGTACTAGCTTTAGCTTTTTTGTGTGTGTCTTGCGATTCAATGAGCTTTATTGATCAATCATCTGAATTACAATCTTGCCGAAGAGTATCAGCAAGGAAAGGAAGGATATAATTGAGCCATAAGCACCTACGCCTTTTTACACATAGATGGGCTGCAACCTTTGCATCTGTCAGGCTCAGTTCTTAAGATCCCATGTTCCTGAGTGTCTGTTGCATTGACAGCCGCCCATCTCAGATCCTACGGTCTCAGGGCCAAGCTAACGGTTCACTTAAGTGGGTTTCTCTCCTCCGTCGATCAACCATCCAACGGCTTAGAAGACGCGGGAGAAGCTGTTCACCGTCCGACAAGCCATGTGCTTGCACTTTTCTGCTTTTCTGCTTTACAGCTACTGTAATGGCTATATAAGCCAGCTTTCCCTTCCATTCGAGGCATGTAATAGAATTATTGGgtgtaaaccctagccgccggtgaCTACTTTCCCTTCCTCTTGTAATGAAAACCCTAGTTAAATTCGCCCAAATTCTTGTCTGAAACCTGCTAGTTCGTGCTTAAATTCAGTACAGAGGGACTCTGGTCCTGACAATTGGTATCGTGAGCCAGTCCTTCCTCGGCGGCGTGGTTGATTGGGGGTAGAAGAGGTTGGTTCCGGCTGTAAAATCCCTCATCTCTCCCCGATCTGGCGGCGGCGGCATCTGGTGGCGGCCGGAGTGGCAGAGTTCGGGTACACGCAGAAGAACAGTCTGGTTGCCAGGGAACACTTTTCGGGTAGTGAAATCCCAGCTCCTGTGATCTGCTCGTGTACCATCGGAGGCAGGCGCTGGCGGCGGCGTAGGCGGCGGTGACCAGTCCTCCCACCCTCCCAACCCTCTATGGTGTTGATTGCCGACGATTTCAAGATGACGGGCCCGGTGGATTCAGGGTCAACGGCCGAATTGCAGCTGGATTCCCTTGAGTTGGACATCAAAACGCTCCAGCGGGAGCGAG
Above is a window of Triticum dicoccoides isolate Atlit2015 ecotype Zavitan chromosome 5B, WEW_v2.0, whole genome shotgun sequence DNA encoding:
- the LOC119309387 gene encoding mediator of RNA polymerase II transcription subunit 20a-like, which translates into the protein MAPAKWLMHWHPNPGVTLNTQILSEACGCAESLGGTKDGRWKTSIIFYRPMTRDGAGGAQQNLPPDVPRELLGVALHERPGLYFSILRNQRLVLQADAAFSQVMEKLQSFKARVNLNFEGFQYQLGDFCLRIGKCVPNNTETLRGIMMEVEYYPLSSIEKSRAIMVDFFDIWQETLAKKSLPGRFIHVESNFAEYGLSDHYSFQHTAVQYATCLQQLMAAVRA